GTTGCCAGTCCGGCAGCGACGTCGCCGACCTCGCCATGGGTCTGGGCGACGACGTTGCGGGCGGGATCGGAGATCCGGGCAACGACCGGGTCCTTCTCGCCGTGCAGCAGCGGTGCCCCCGGGAGTCGCGCAGCCTCGGGGTCGAAGACGGCCGGGAGCTGCTCGTAGGTGACGTCGATCAGGTCCAGCGCGCGGGTGGCGATGGCCACGCTGTCGGCCACGACGACCGCGACGCGCTGGCCGGCGAACCGGACCACCGGGTCGAGGACGAGGGTGTCGTCGGGGTCGTCGAGCCGGCTCTCGTGCCGCGCGGTCGAGAAGTGCATGGAGGGGGAGTCGCGGTGGGTGAGCACCAGGTGGACCCCGTCGAGCGCTTCCGCGCGGACCGTGTCGATCGCGATGATCCGCGCGTGAGGGTGCGGACTGCGAAGCGCCTTCGCGTGCAGGACTCCCGCCTCGGGAAGATCCAGGGTGAAGGGCTCTCGCCCCGCCACGATCCGTCGTCCCGCGGGGGCGCCCACGGGATCGCCGAACGTCGAGCCGCCGACGTTGACGGAGCCGGCAAGTGAGTCGCGGATCGCGCGGTAGCCGGTGCAGCGGCAGTAGTTGCCCTTGAAGGTGCGCTCGAGGTCTGTGCTGTGCGGAGCATGACCGGATCCGTGCGCCGTGACGACGAAGCCGGCCGTGCAGTAGCCGCACTGGAACCCCGCTCCGTCGACGAAGCACTGCTGGGTCGCGCACAGTGCACCCTCCGGGGCGAGGCCGGCTGCGGTGGTCACCTCATGTCCGATGGCGCGGACCGCGGGAGTGATGCAGGAGTGCACCGGGCGGCCGTCGAGCAGCACCGAGCACGCGCCGCAGTCTCCGGCGTCGCAGCCCTTCTTCACCGCGGTGTCCCCCTGCTCGCGGAGGTAGGTGCGCAGGCACTGGCCGGGGCGCGGGTCGGTTGTGACGGAGCTGCCGTTGATCCTCATCGCAGCAGCTCCTCGGCCACCTCGGTGACGGCCGAGCCAGTCACGGCAGCACGCCAGTCCGGGCTTCCGTGGACGTCGTCGTGCCAGGTGGTGATCGACCGGACCGCGTCGTCGAGCTCGGCGACAGAGCTGCCGCGCAGGACCACCGGGGCAGGCGTTGACGCCGTCACCGTAAGAACCAGCCCGTCGGACGTTGCCCGGCCGACGACCACCGCCGCCGAGCGGCCGAGATCGGTCAGCGCGTGACGCCGGAATGCGGTCGGCGCGGTGAGGGCTGTCGCAGCAATGTCGAAGGCGCGGATCACCTCACCGTCGCGCAGCGCGGTCGTGCCCGCGCCGGTGATCAGCGCGGCGACCGGCACGTGGCGTTCGCCGTGGCCGGACCGGAGGACCGCCACCGCATCGAGCCCGGCGAGCAGCGAGGTCATGGCGCCGGCAGGAAGACCGAGAGCGACGTTGCCGCCCAGCGTGGCGGCGTACTGGATCTTCCAGCTCATCAGCAGGGCGTCGGCGCACTGGTGCGCGAGCAACGCCGTCGACTCCAACGGCCACGGCACCCGCTCGAGGTCGGCGATGGTGCAGGTCGCCGACAACCGGAGTCCGCCGTCGGGGAGCGACTCCCATGTGGGCCAGCCGAGCGAGGTCAGGTCGACGAGCCCGGTCACGCCGCGCTGCGGTTCGGAGAAGAGCCAGGTGCCGCCGGCGAGGTAGCGCTCACCAGGGAGGAGAGCGAGCTCCGGATCCGTTCGTGGTCGGCGAAGGGTCTCGACATCGACGAGGTCCATCACTCGACCTCGCCGAGATCGCCGTACGCGCGGCTGATGGCGGCGACCCGTTGGCTGCCCTCGCGCCCGCGCTCACCGAGTACGCCGTCGGCAAGGGCCGCGACGAGGCTCATCGCGGCGGCGTAGGAGTCGAACGCGAGCCTGCCCTCGACCGGACACTCCAGGCCCACGTGGGCCCGCGCGAGGTGGACGCGGCCGGTCGGGTCGGCGAGGACGACGAGGCGTGCGTCGGTCTCGAGGACTGCGTCGATGAAGCTGCCGAACAGCTTGGGCCGGCGGCGGAACCCGATCGCCACGACGACATCGTCGGGCCCGAGATCCGTGACCTCCTCACCGATCATCTGGCCGGGCACGGGACCGACGGCGACGGTCGGGCGAGCCTGGATGAGCTGCTCGCGCAGGTGCAGCGCGACGGGATAGGAGTTGCGCCAGCCGACGACGAGGACCTGGCGTGCTCCGGCAAGGAGCTCGACCGCGTCGGCCAGGGCCGGCTGCTGCAGGGCGGCCTCGATCGACGCCGTCTCGGCTGCGGCAAGGGAGGCGATGTCGGGTGGGCCATCGATCCGTTGCGGTTCGCCGGAGGTGCGCAGCGACCGGAGGTGGTCACGCACTTCGTCGAAGTCGGCGAAGCCGAGCGTGCGGAAGAGGCGCGACATGGTCGCCTTCGACACGCCCGCGAGGGCTGCCAGCTCCGCAGCGCGGTAGGTCGCCAGGTCGTCGAGGTGTTCGAGCAAGGTGTCGGCCGCGCGTCGCTCCTGCGGCGGCAGCGTCCCGTAGGACCGCGTGATGCGGCTGTCGAGGCGTTCGGAGGGCTGCGGCGCGGTCATCAACGGACCTCAGCGGAGCCCGGGCACGGGGGCCCAGGCGCGCGGCTCCTCGACGGCGTCCGGGCGCCGAACGGTCGCGGAGATCAGGCCGTAGGGACGGTCGGCGGCGAAGAAGACCTCGCCGGGGTTGTCGAGCCCGAAGGGTTCAAGATCGACCAGGAAGTGGTGCTTGTTGGGGCAGGCGATCCGGATCTCGGCGACCTCGGCACATGCCTCGAGCGCGGCACTGGCCATCGCATGGATGGTCTGCTGGAGCGCGAGGCTGTGGGTCGAGGCGAAGGCGTCGAGCATCGCCGTGCGGATCGCGTCGTACGCAACGTCGAAGTCGACCGTCGCCTCGCTGCCCGGGGCATAGCGCCAGGTCGCGGTCACGCTGGTGGCGAGGACCCGGTCGGAGGTCTCCTTGAGCGCGGTGTAGCGGTCGCGTGGGAATCCGTGGAACTCGCTGCCGGTGCTCTTCAGGACGGTGAGGTCGGTGAGCCCCGCGACGACGAACGTCTCCTCGCCGTCGGTCTGCACGGTGGCGGTCCGGATCTCCTGCCCCGACCGGACGAACGAGTGGCCGTTGGCCGGCAGCCGCAGCCAGGAGTACTCCTCAGCGGTGAAGCAGGTCCCGGTCACCCACTCCTGGGTCCGCCAGTGCGCAGCGAGGGTCAGCAGGAACGCCTCCGGCGTCGCGACGCCGTGCTGGCGAGCGAGTGCGTAGACCGTGTTCTTCTGGGTGTCGGTCGCGTGCACGTGGGCGTTGTCGCCCTCGGTGTACGCCGTGGCGAAGTCGCCGCGCAGCTGCGTCGTGACGTTGAGATCGCGCAGCTCGTGGACCGCGTCGGGCCCTTCGGAGCTGCGCTCGACCTTGACCAGGCGGCACTCCGCCTTGCCGTGCTGCAGGTCCGACAGGATGTAGGAGTTCATTCAGCTGCCTCGGTAGGTGGTGTAGGCGAAGGGACTCAGCAGGAGCGCGACGTGGTGGTGCTCGCCTGCGACGACCTCGAAGCAGACCTCGATGGACGGGTAGAAGGTCGCGCGGTCCTGGGCCGCGAACCACGGTCCGGTCTCGAACGTCAGCGTCCAGATGCCGGGGGCGGCGCCGTCCGGCAGGCGCGCACGACCGTCGGCGTCGGTGCTCAGCGGGTGCGCGGTCCCGTCCGGGTCGGTGAGCGTGAGCGGCAGGTCGGCTGCCGGGCGTCCGAGTGCGGCGTCCAGCACGTGCGTCGAGATGGTGGCAGGTGTGCTGCGACCCGCGTTCTGGTCCGCGCTGTGGCTTGCGTTCTGGTCGGGAGTCATGGCGTGAGGTGTCCTTCCAGGCGGATCAGGGCAATCTCGGCCAGCTGGCCGTGGGTGACATCGAGCTCGGTGGCGAGGTCGTTGCCCAGCCGCTCCTCGAGGAGCCCCAGCATCTCCTCACCAGTGCGTCCCGCGGCACGAACCAGGTAGATCCGCCCGAACCGCTCCTCGTAGCGCCGGTTGCCCTCGGCCAGCCGATCAGCCAGTTCCTCGCTGACGCCGGACTGCTCGCGGCGAGACAGCGCGGTCGGCTTCTCGCCGATGCGGGGGTGCTCGGCCAGGGCGGCGGTGACCTCGACACCGGTCCAGGCCGTGGCGAGCTCACGGGCCCGTTCGAGCAGGGCGGGAGCCGTGCCGAAGGGTCGTGCGGCAACGAGGGAATCGATCCACGAGTCGATGTCGACGCAGCTGCGCAACAGGGCCTCCGCGGTCGCCGCGGGCGCTGCGTCGAACTCCTCGATCCTCATGTTCCCCACTCTATGAAACGTCTGTTTCGATTGATGGCACGAGCGTTTCAATCGTGTTTCGTGTGTGCGGAGCGGCTGTCGCGGCCGGGTTCTGGCAGCTAGCCTCGCACCCCAGGAGCCCATCGTGGCGCAACCGGCAACAGGAAGTGGGCGCTGATGCGCGAGGTCCTCGCCCCCTTGCTCGCGTGGTGCCGTGACGGCGAAGCGGTCGGCGTCGCCACCGTCGTGAGCACCTCGGGATCCACCCCGCTGCCCGTCGGCGCGACGATGCTGGTCGGGCCCGGCGGCACGGCGTACGGCTCGGTCTCCGGGGGTTGCGTCGAGGCCGATGTGCACGCCGTGGCGAGCGAGGTCGTCGTGACCGGCGTCCCCGTCCTGCGGCGTTACGGGATCGCGGACGAGGTGGCGATGAACGTCGGCCTGACCTGTGGCGGGGCACTCGACGTGTTCGTGCGCTGCATCTCGCACCACGACCTCCCCGACCTGGAGGGTCTGATGCGCGCGATCGCCGACGACCAGCCGGTCGTCGCGGCGACGGTCGTCGAGCATCCGGATGCCACGGTCGTGGGCCGGCGAATCGTCGTGCGACGAGATCCTTCCGATGCCACGGACGCAGCGGGTGGCGCGCCCTTCGGTGCCGACGAGCAGGGCCGACGACTCCTGCAGACGGTGAGCTCCGATGCCGCCGGCGTGCTGGCGTCGGGGACGAGTGCGACCCTGTCCTACGGGCCCTCGGGGGAGCGGCAGGGCGTCGGCGCCCGGGTGCTCTACGAGGTGTCTGCGCCGCAGCCCCGGCTGATCATCTTCGGAGCCGTCGACTTCGCCGCTGCTCTTGCCGCTGCGGCGAGCCTGCTCGGCTACCGGGTGACGGTCTGCGACGCCCGGCCGGCTTTCGCCAACCCGGAGCGGTTCGCGGGGGCCGACGAGGTCGTGGTCGA
This genomic interval from Nocardioides cavernaquae contains the following:
- a CDS encoding FAD binding domain-containing protein; this translates as MDLVDVETLRRPRTDPELALLPGERYLAGGTWLFSEPQRGVTGLVDLTSLGWPTWESLPDGGLRLSATCTIADLERVPWPLESTALLAHQCADALLMSWKIQYAATLGGNVALGLPAGAMTSLLAGLDAVAVLRSGHGERHVPVAALITGAGTTALRDGEVIRAFDIAATALTAPTAFRRHALTDLGRSAAVVVGRATSDGLVLTVTASTPAPVVLRGSSVAELDDAVRSITTWHDDVHGSPDWRAAVTGSAVTEVAEELLR
- a CDS encoding MurR/RpiR family transcriptional regulator, translating into MTAPQPSERLDSRITRSYGTLPPQERRAADTLLEHLDDLATYRAAELAALAGVSKATMSRLFRTLGFADFDEVRDHLRSLRTSGEPQRIDGPPDIASLAAAETASIEAALQQPALADAVELLAGARQVLVVGWRNSYPVALHLREQLIQARPTVAVGPVPGQMIGEEVTDLGPDDVVVAIGFRRRPKLFGSFIDAVLETDARLVVLADPTGRVHLARAHVGLECPVEGRLAFDSYAAAMSLVAALADGVLGERGREGSQRVAAISRAYGDLGEVE
- the pucL gene encoding factor-independent urate hydroxylase, whose amino-acid sequence is MNSYILSDLQHGKAECRLVKVERSSEGPDAVHELRDLNVTTQLRGDFATAYTEGDNAHVHATDTQKNTVYALARQHGVATPEAFLLTLAAHWRTQEWVTGTCFTAEEYSWLRLPANGHSFVRSGQEIRTATVQTDGEETFVVAGLTDLTVLKSTGSEFHGFPRDRYTALKETSDRVLATSVTATWRYAPGSEATVDFDVAYDAIRTAMLDAFASTHSLALQQTIHAMASAALEACAEVAEIRIACPNKHHFLVDLEPFGLDNPGEVFFAADRPYGLISATVRRPDAVEEPRAWAPVPGLR
- the uraH gene encoding hydroxyisourate hydrolase codes for the protein MTPDQNASHSADQNAGRSTPATISTHVLDAALGRPAADLPLTLTDPDGTAHPLSTDADGRARLPDGAAPGIWTLTFETGPWFAAQDRATFYPSIEVCFEVVAGEHHHVALLLSPFAYTTYRGS
- the uraD gene encoding 2-oxo-4-hydroxy-4-carboxy-5-ureidoimidazoline decarboxylase, producing MRIEEFDAAPAATAEALLRSCVDIDSWIDSLVAARPFGTAPALLERARELATAWTGVEVTAALAEHPRIGEKPTALSRREQSGVSEELADRLAEGNRRYEERFGRIYLVRAAGRTGEEMLGLLEERLGNDLATELDVTHGQLAEIALIRLEGHLTP
- a CDS encoding XdhC family protein; translated protein: MREVLAPLLAWCRDGEAVGVATVVSTSGSTPLPVGATMLVGPGGTAYGSVSGGCVEADVHAVASEVVVTGVPVLRRYGIADEVAMNVGLTCGGALDVFVRCISHHDLPDLEGLMRAIADDQPVVAATVVEHPDATVVGRRIVVRRDPSDATDAAGGAPFGADEQGRRLLQTVSSDAAGVLASGTSATLSYGPSGERQGVGARVLYEVSAPQPRLIIFGAVDFAAALAAAASLLGYRVTVCDARPAFANPERFAGADEVVVDWPDRYLAAEIDAGRIGPDTALAVLTHDPKFDVPLLALALARHQAREIGYIGAMGSRRTHDLRETRLREHGLGAAELAGLHSPIGLDLGARTPQETAVSILAEIVAHRWGGSGRPLAAVTTPVHAPGL